Proteins from one Rosa chinensis cultivar Old Blush chromosome 7, RchiOBHm-V2, whole genome shotgun sequence genomic window:
- the LOC112177876 gene encoding uncharacterized protein LOC112177876, which produces MYFDGSSAEFSAGAGVVVETHEGQKFQFAFQLHFTCMNNQAECEALIVGLEILQELVARFAVQNEMVADDYTQEMIQELEELDQERMDTYNRMEAQKKAVARAYNKRLKSKSFAEEDLVWKAVLPIGTKDRRFGKWSPRWEGLFIIDQVLGKGAYQLRDQDGELHAMPINGQFLKKYYPTTWEMRVQEL; this is translated from the exons ATGTATTTTGATGGGTCTAGTGCTGAGTTTTCAGCCGGAGCTGGTGTTGTTGTTGAGACGCATGAAGGACAAAAGTTCCAGTTCGCCTTCCAATTACACTTTACATGCATGAACAATCAGGCAGAATGTGAGGCTCTTATTGTTGGCTTGGAGATTCTCCAAGAGTTGGTGGCACG ATTCGCTGTTCAAAATGAGATGGTGGCTGACGACTACACTCAAGAAATGATTCAGGAACTTGAAGAACTCGACCAAGAGCGAATGGACACTTACAACCGAATGGAAGCACAGAAAAAGGCTGTGGCTCGTGCATACAACAAGCGACTTAAGTCTAAGTCATTTGCCGAGGAAGATTTAGTTTGGAAAGCCGTTTTGCCTATCGGAACTAAAGATAGACGTTTTGGAAAATGGTCGCCAAGGTGGGAAGGCCTGTTTATCATCGATCAAGTGCTAGGAAAAGGTGCATATCAACTTAGGGATCAAGATGGAGAGCTGCATGCAATGCCTATCAACGGGCAATTTCTTAAGAAATATTACCCCACGACATGGGAGATGAGGGTGCAAGAATTGTAG